Genomic segment of Antricoccus suffuscus:
GCAGGGGGACCGGGATCGACGATGCTGGGCTGATGCATAAGCGCCACATCATCGAACAAGCGCTGTCCCGCGTTGGCGACCGCGCGAGCGATCCGGTCGAGCGACTGCAGGCATTGGGAAGTGCCGACATGGCCGCTGCAGTGGGCTTCTTGATCGCAGCGGCGCGCGCCGGCGTACCTGTGCTGCTGGACGGGGTGATTTCGGTAGCGGAGGCGATCATTGCCGACGCCATCGCTCCAGGCGCAGCCATGTGGTTCGCCGCGGGACATCGTTCGCCAGAGCCCGCGCAGGCCCTGGCTTTGGAGAAGTTCGGACTGACACCCATTCTCGACCTGGGACTGCGGCTCGGCGAAGGGAGCGGAGCTGTCGCGGCGGTTCCGATTGTCCGTTCGGCCGCACTCGTGCTCCGCGACATGGCTCTGTTATCTGACCTGGTCCCGTCTGACTAACAATGGCCGGCTACTTTCTTGACGGCATACGGATGTCGGTCGGCACGCTAAGCGCCATCCCGGTCGCCGCTCCACGCGACATCAACCGTCGTACCGCTCGGGTGGCGATGACCGTTGCGCCACTCGCCGTCATACCGCTCGCTGCCGTAGCGGGGCTTCTTGGTTATGTCGCGATGTTGGTCGGCCTGCCACCGCTGGTCGCCGCCGTACTCGTTATCGGTGCGGTGGCGTGGGGTAGCCGGGGAATGCACCTTGACGGACTCGCCGATTCCGCGGACGGGCTGAGCGCGTCCTGGGACCGAACCCGCGCGCTGGAGGTCATGCGTCGCGGAGACTCGGGGCCGATGGGCGTGGCCACGCTGGTGATTATGCTTGCACTCCAGATCGCATGTATGGCTGTAGTTCTGAGCCATCCGTGGGGCGGTCTGGTGGCCGGCGTGCTGATCTGCGTCTCGCGTGGAGCACTTCTGATCGCTTGCGCCTCCGGCGTACCTGCCGCGCGGGGCGACGGACTCGGCGCGACGGTGGCCGGAGTGGTGCCTCGACCGATAGCGGTCGGTGTCTGGATCCTGGGCGCTGTCGTCGTGTCCGCCGTCTTTCTGCTGGCTGGCCGGCGCTGGTGGCAGGGCGGCCTGGCCGCGTTGGTGGGCGTGATTGCCTGCTGTGTCTGGGTCTTTCACTGCGTACGACGATTCGGGGGCATCACCGGCGACGTACTCGGTGCGTCCATCGAGATCACCCTCGCCGTGATGGTGGTCGTGGCGGCTGCCGGATGAGACTCCGCCCGATGCGCCTAGGGCAACGTCAGCGCGCGCCCGGCGATGACCAGCACCACGTCGTCACAGGCCTCCGCAATCCGCTGGTTGGTGAGACCGAGCAGGTCGCGAAATACCCTGCCGGAACGGTGTTCTGGGACGACCCCGAGGCCGACTTCGTTAGTGACGGCTACCAGACGAGCGGGGCTGGCGTGCCACGCAATCGCCAGATTGTCGAGTTCAGTATCGAACCGATGCTGCCAGTCGGCGAGCGGCTCGTCCCACGTCCCGAGGTCGTCGACCAGTCTCGTGAGCCAGGTACCCAGGCAGTCCACGATGATCGCCCCTGGAGTGTCTCTGATGGCGCCTGCGACGTCGGGAGTTTCCACCGTCTCCCAGTGCGTGGGGCGCTGCGCGAGGTGCCGCTCGATGCGCGCCGCCCACTCCGGGTCGACCCGTGGGTCTGGGACTGGTCCCGGCGCGACATAGCGAACAACCGGTTCGTCGGCGAGGAGCTTTTCGGCGTACCGGGACTTCCCGGACCGTACGCCGCCGGTGACGAGGGTGCTCGGCGGTCGCAGACCTGCCGGCCGGCGCGGGCCGATCGTCGGCATCGACACGTCGTACTCCATCGGGTTGGGGGTGTCCGATGAGCGTATCTCGTGGTTCGATAGCCGCCGGCCTTGCCTTGGGATGGTGCGCTGATCGCCTCTTCGCGGACCCACGCCGCGGTCATCCGGTCGCCGGATTTGGCTCGGTGGCCGGCGCGTTGGAGCGCCTGGCATACGCCGACCGGGCCTCCCGGGGTGCGGCTTATGCCGGGACGCTGATCGCGGGCACGATCGCGTTAGGCGCAGGCATGCAGCGGATGACCCGCGGAAGCCGGATCGCTCGCATCGCGGCCACTGGACTGAGCACGTGGGCCGTCGTCGGCGGCCGCTCGCTCGGACGAGAGGCGACGCAGATCGCGGCGTACCTGGAGCGCGGTGACCTGGAAGGGGCGCGTCGCCAAGTCCGCAACCTCGTCGGGCGCGACCCGAGTGGACTCGACGCCGCTCAGATTGCCAGAGCGGCCTTGGAGTCCGTCGCCGAAAACACCTCAGACGCCGTTGTCGCGCCGCTCTTGTGGGGCGGGATCGCTGGCATACCAGGATTGCTTGGCTATCGGGCGATCAACACTCTCGACGCGATGGTGGGCCACAAGTCGGATCGTTATCGCAAGTTTGGCTGGGCGGCGGCACGTATCGACGACATTGCCAACTTTCTGCCGGCGCGCGCGGCGGCGGCGTACACCGCGTTGGCGGGGCCGGCGTTTGGCGCCAGCGTAAGACAGGTTTTGACCGTCGTACGCCGCGACGCGAGACGGCATCCCAGCCCTAATGCGGGGCCGGTCGAGGCCGCGTTTGCCGGGGCTCTGGGCGTCACGCTCGGCGGCGTCAACGAGTACGCCGGACAGCGTGAGGACCGGGGCACGCTTGGCGATGGCCCGGCTCCGACGCCGGAAGACATCGTGCGAGCGGTCAAACTCAGCGAGATCGTGTCTGTCGCGGCGCTGGTCACCGCCGTCGTCATCGGCGTACGGCGATAGCTCTGCGCACCCACGCGGCGGCGTCGACCGTGGAGGCGACCTGAGGGACCGATTCGTCGTACTCCGGGCGGCGTACGACAATCACGTGCACGCCGAGTTCGCCTGCGGCGTCTAGCTTTGCGGCCGTGAGCGCACCGCCGGAATCCTTTGTGACAAGCGTATCGATACGGTGCTCGCGGAGGAGCAGACGTTCGCCGTCGAGGTTGTAGGGGCCACGCGAGGTGAGGACTTGCCACGTGTCAGGGAGTGCTGACTGCGGCGGATCGACCACGCGGAGCAAGACGAACTCAGCATTCAGCTCACGGAAATCGTCGATACTCTGCCGACCAGTGGTCAGGAACACCCGCCGCGATTCCCCGAGCGCCGCCCGTGCCGCCTCATCGTGGTTGTTGACCCACGTCCACGAGCCCGCAGCTGCGCGAGACCCCCATCCGGGCCGGGCCAGCCGCAGTATCGGCACCTGACCGCGGTCGCATGCGGCGACCGCGGACGTTGAGATGCGCGCTGCGAATGGATGTGTCGCGTCGACGACGAGGCAGATATCGCTGGTGCGTAGGTAATCCAGCAGACCTTCGGGACCACCGAAGCCGCCAATTCGCACGGCGCCGTCCGGCAGCGCAGGGTTCTTGACGCGTCCGGCTAGTGAGCTGATGACGTCGTACCCGTCGCGCACCAGTACCCCGGCCAGCGCGCGCGCTTCCGACGTACCTCCAAGGATCAACACGCGGCCCAGCGTGTGTGAGGTGGTCTGAGATGATGGCATGACGATCAAAGAGCCTTTGGTGTAGTCGCGGAAGGCGAGTCTTTCACAACAGAAGGAAGAATAATGGCGGGAATCAAATTGACCGATGCCGGTGACGGTATCCGCGTCTTAAGCATCGACAATCCGAAGAAAAAGAACGCGCTGAACAACGCGTTGTGTGCGGAGATGGCGCTCAAGGTCGACGAGCTGCAGCGCGACAAGAGTGCGCAGGTATTGGTCGTCACCGGCGAGGGTGGCGCGTTTTGTGCCGGTGCTGATCTGCCAGATGTCTTCGGCACGATGGGCGATGACGTCAATGACATCCGCGACCATCTCGGAGACGTCGTCTATCACAGCTTCCTTGCCTTGCGCGCGTTGAAGATTCCGGTGATCTCGGCGGTCAGCGGCCCGGCCATCGGCGCCGGGCTCAATCTCGCGCTTGTCGCCGACATCGTGATCGCGCACCCGGAGGCGGACTTCGCTGCCACCTTCTCGCGCATTGGATTGCACCAGGGCGGCGGATGTACGCCGATGCTGGTCGAAACCCTTGGCAAACAGCGCGCTTTGAAGCTGTTGCTTGAGGGCGGCCGCCTGACCGGTCAGCAGGCTTACGAATGGGGCATGGTCGCGGAGCTCAGCGACGACCCGCTCGCGGCCGCGATGAAACTTGCCAAGACGACGGTCGGCATCGACCCGCGACTGGTGCGCAACATCAAGACCGCCGTACAGCTGGCCGACACCAGCGGATTCGACGCCGCGCTGCAGTTCGAGACCTGGGCGCAGGCCTACACCGCGACTCAGCCCGGGATCCAGACGATGATCGAGAAGCTGCGCAGGTAGCTACTTGCCGCGAAAGAGCGGCGCGCGCTTCTCGCTGCGCGCCGCTCTGGCCTCGGCGACGTCTTCGCTGAAGAAGCAGGCCTTGAACTGGGCGTAGAGCTCCGTTTCGCGATCCTGCTCGTCATCCATGTCATTGAGGACGCGTTTGGAGTAGGCCACTGACAATGGCGCGAGCTTGGCGACCTGGGCGGCCCACTCAAGCGCGTCCTCAAGGCTGCCGATGCGTTGCACCAGACCGTACGACGCGGCCTCCGTGACCGACAGGCTTCCGGCTGCGATCAGCAGCAGACGAGCCGGGCCACCGCCGATCAACGACGCAAGGCTGCGTACCGTCCAGGGGTCGACGGCCAGGCCGTTCTTTGCGGTGGGTACGCCGAAGACCGCGCTTTCCGACGCGATGCACAGGTCGCATGCGATCGCGAGCTGCGTGCCAGCACCGATCGCCGGACCGTTTATGGCGGCGATCACCGGTATCGGGGCGTTGCGGATTGTCTCGAGCATTCCGTAGAGCGCCTGCAAGAACTCGTCGTCGTACGCCGCATCCAAGTCGGCTCCCGAACAGAAGCTGGTGCCCTGTCCGGTGATAACGATGACGCGAGCACCGTCGTCGATCTGCGATGTCACCGCTTCGCGCAGCGCGTCGCACAACGCGACGTTAAGGGCGTTACGCCGCTCGGGTCGGGCAAGTTCGATGACACCAACCGCGTCGTTTAACTGCTGGTTAAGCACAAAAGCCTCCTGCATTCGGGGTCAGCGATTAGGGCTTCTTGAGCCAGTTCCCGCCGCCGGGCAGTTCCGGCAGTAGCGCCTTGACGAGCGGACGTGCCAATTCGCGCAGCCGGGCGCACCCCTCCTCGCCGAGAGGCTCCCAACAACCAGCAGTCAGTTCGTCGGTGCAGTCCTCGACCCACTGGCGCGCCGCCAATCCGTCCTTAGTGAGTTCGCCGGCGCCGTTGAGCCAGCCGCGGTTCTGCACCGACGCGACGCCGGCGGCCCATGCTTCGTCTGACCATGCTCGAGTGGTCTGCAACGTGCCCGGAGGCAGGGCACCGGTCGCCTGGTGGATGACCAGGGCCTCGATTCCAGAGAGACCCTGCGTGGTCATTGCGGCGATGTGACCGTCACCGCGAAACTCGCGCAGCAGCGTCAGCGCCCACCATAGAACCAGGTGCGGTTGGGTCGGCCAGTCCTGCGCGGCGTGTCCGGCGTAGAGCGGATGACCTTCTAGATAGCAGCCGCTCGTAGCGGTCTTCGCAAGTTCGGCGGCCTCCGCGATCTCGGATCCTTCGACAGCGTCGCCGAGCACCCTGCGTAATGCAGAATCGGCGGCGCCGATTCTGGCCGCAAGGAGCTGTTCGGGACTCGCCAGACTCCACGCCTTCGGAAGGGCGGCGTACACGAGCTCGGGATTGAAGTTGAAGAATGTGCTGATCACAGTTTCGGGGCCGACCGGTCCCATGGCGGCGGAGCGAGAGGCAAAGTAGCCCATCCTGCCGTGGATTCCGAGGTCGGCGTACGCCGCAGACGCTTCGGGAACAAAGTAGATCATTCCGTGATACGCCTCGAGGCTGCGGTGCATGGCTCGGATCTGCGCGTTGTCCATCAACAACTCTTCTCTGGAGGCAATAGGACCTGAACCGACCGTACGGCACCGTGGCCGATGAGTGTGGGCCGCGCCATAACCTGCTCGGCCTAGCGCCGATATATTCGAGCAATCCTCAGCACCGAACCCCGGAGCGTAAATCGTATGAACGAAGCACCGCAAGCCATTCTGATCGCGAACCGCGGAGAGATCGCATTGCGCGTCGCTCGCACCGCGCAACTTATGGGTCTGCGTACCGTGGCCGTGCACTCAAGCGACGACGCGGACGCGCTCCACGTTGGCCGTCTCGACGAGGCGGTCGAGCTACCGGGTAACGGCGCGGCGGCGTACCTCGACACGGAGCAGATCATTGCGGCGGCGAAGCGGGCCGGCGCGACCCTGCTGCACCCCGGCTATGGATTTCTCTCGGAGAACCCTGAGCTGGCTCGGGCCTGCGCGGGGGCCGGGATCACGTTCATCGGCCCGGATCCAGAGGTGCTGGACCGACTGGGTGATAAGGGCCAGGCGCGGGCGTTAGCCGCGGAACTGGACATTCCAACCGTGCCCGGGACATCTGCCGGGTCGACGTTCGACGAAGTCGCCTCTTTCGTTGATGACCACGGCCTCACCGATGACGGTCCGTATGCCGGAGCGATCATCAAGGCGGCGTACGGCGGCGGCGGGCGCGGTATGCGGGTCGTACGGGACCGGGACTCGCTCGAGCGGGCATATGAGGCGTGCCAAAGTGAGGCGAAGTCGGCCTTTGGCCGCGACGAGGTGTACGTCGAGGCGTTGGTGCGGTCGCCGCGACACGTTGAGGTGCAGGCGATTGGTGACGGAACCGGTGCAGTGACGCACCTGTATGACCGAGACTGCTCGATGCAGCGTCGGCACCAAAAGCTCGTCGAAGTCGCACCAGCGAGCGCGGTCCCAACTCAGATCCGGCAAGCGATGGCGCAGGCCGCCGTACGGATGCTGTCGTCGCTGTCTTACCGCGGGCTAGCGACTGTCGAGTTCTTGGTCGCCGGCGACGCATGGTTCTTCATGGAGGTCAATCCGCGCATCCAGGTCGAGCACACAGTGACCGAAGAGGTGCTAGGCCGCGACTTGGTGCGCGACCAGATCAACGTCTGCACCGGTCACGCGCTAGACGCGCTCGGCCTGCGGCAGGAAGACATACCGGAACCGGCTGGGCATGCCATACAAATACGCATCAACGCAGAGAAGATGGGCAAGAACGGCCAGCCGCTTCCACAGGCCGGCACAATCGGCGAGCTGAGTTTCCCGTCCGGCCGCGGCGTACGCGTCGACTCGGCGGCGTACGCCGGTTACGCGATCAACCCGCGTTTCGACTCAATGCTGGCGAAGATCATCGTGCACGACCGCGCGAGCGACCTGGACGGTGTACTACGGTTCGCTGACGCTGTGCTTGCGGACACCGTGATTGGCGGGGTGTCGACGAACATCGGTTATCAGCGAGCCATCTTGGCCTCGGATGGGATGCGGGCCGCGGCCAGCACTCAGTACGTCGACCTGCACGCGAAGGAGCTCGCGGAGCACGCGAAGGAACTGGAACCGCAGCAGGCCGCAATGGCCGCGCCGCAACCGAGTGCCGAAACCGCTTCTGTGGCTGACATCCCAGAGGGCGCACGGGCGCTTGAGGCGCCAATGAGCGGTGTGATCACGGCAGTCGAGGTCGCGCCCGAGGATCAAGTCTTCGCCGGTCAGACTGTGGTGCTGATCGAGTCCATGAAGATGCAACACGTCGTCGCGGCGCCGTCCGGCGGCCGGATCATCGCTATCACCGTGCAGGAAGGCACCGTGGTGGATGCCGGCGCGCCCGTCGGTTACCTCGATGCTTCCGAGGCCGATGATGACGATCAGGTCGTAGTCAGCGAACTTGACCTGGATCGGATCCGCGCGGACCTGGCAAATGTGCAGGCCCGTAAGAAGCTGCTACTCGATGAATCCCGGCCGAAGGCGGTTGAGAAGCGCCGGCGTACCGGTAACCAGACCGCCCGGGAGAACGTCGACGGCCTGTGCGACAGCGGGAGTTTTGTTGAGTACGGCGGGTTCGCGGTCGCCGCGCAGCGCGGTCGTCGGTCGCTCGATGACCTGATACACAACACTCAGGCCGACGGCATGATCACCGGTGTGGGGCACATTAACGGAGATCAGTTCGGCGCCGACCGCTCCCAGTGCGCCGTGCTGGCCTACGACTACACCGTGCTCGCCGGCACCCAGGGTTACTTCAACCACCACAAGACCGACCGCATGTTGCATGTGGCCAAGGAGAGTGAGCTGCCAGTCATCCTGTTCGCCGAGGGCGGCGGTGGGCGTCCCGGCGACCTCGATCCGCCGAAGGCCGGCGGTCTGGTCACCCACACCTGGACCGCATTAGGCATCCTGAGCGGGAAGGTGCCGACGATCGGCATCGTTTCCGGTCCGTGCTTCGCCGGAAACGCCGCCTTGCTGGGCTGCTGTGACGTCATCATCGCGACCGAAGACTCTAACGTCGGCATGGCGGGCCCGGCGATGATTGAAGGTGGCGGTCTCGGTGTCTTCAAACCGACCGACATCGGCCCGATCGGCGTACAGCGTGCCAATGGTGTCGTCGACCTCGCCGTCAAGGACGAAGCCGAAGCCATTTCGGTTGCGAAAAAATACCTGTCGTACTTCCAAGGTGACGTGGCCGAATGGCAGGCGCACGATCAGCGCGAACTGCGGCACGTCGTACCGGAGAACCGCAAGCGTGCGTACGACGTACGCCGCGCCGTCGAACTGGTCTGTGATGTCGACAGCGTGCTGGAGTTGCGGGCGGACTTCGGCCAGACAATCATTACCGCGCTGGCAAGGATCGAGGGCCGCGCCGTCGGCGTGATGGCCAGTAATACCGCTGTCCTCGGTGGCGCGATCGACTCGGACGGATCAGACAAGGCAGCGCGGTTTGTGCAACTGTGCGATGCATTCGGGTTCCCGATCGTCTCGTTGTGCGACACGCCCGGGTTTATGGTCGGTCCGGAGTCTGAGGAGGCCGCGGCAGTCCGGCATTTCAGCCGGATGTTCCTCGCGGGCGCGAACGTGAGCGTGCCGATCGCCGCGGTCGTGTTGCGCAAGGCCTACGGGCTCGGTGCCATGGCGATGGTCGGCGGGTCGCTGCACGCGCCGCGCCTGACTGTTGCCTGGCCGACCGGCGAGTTCGGCGGCATGGGGCTTGAGGGCTACGTACGGCTCGGCTTTCGTAAGGAGCTTGAGGCCATCGAAGACCCGGAGCAACGCAACGCTCGGTACGAAGAACTCGTTGGGCAGATGTACGAACGCGGTGGTGCGATCAACGTCGCGATGCACCTTGAAGTGGATGACGTGATCGATCCGATCGACACGCGGCGGACAATCCTGTCGGCGATTCCCCCGGTTCCCAAAACCAAATGGTCCAACGCGAAACGGTCCCGGTTCGTCGACGCCTGGTAGACGATTGGCCGGCAGCGAGTTTGTCCCCGGCCATTCGTGAGCGGTATTGCAGCGGCCCGATGTGTCAATCCGCCGGGGAGAGACTCCGCCCGGATCATGACGTAATGACAACGGCTGTGAGGCGTGCCATAGTGCTGGAGGGGGCCGATCAAGCGCGTCCCCGTCCGGTACGTCGTCACTCATGGAGGCAACATGCCCGTGCATCCCGAAGTCCAGCAACTACTCGACGGATTGGCCGCGCAGGGAGCACCGCCGTTTGAGGAGATGACAGTTCCGCAAGCGCGGGAGGCGACGACCGCCTTCGAAGGACTCCAGGGCGAACCCGAAGACGTGTCGAAGGTCGAAAACCGCTCTGTCCCAGGTCCCGCCGGCGATATCCCGGTACGCATCTACACGCCGTCTGGCGATGGCCCGTTTCCGATCGTCGTCTTCTTCCACGGCGGCGGTTGGGTCATCGGCAACCTCGAGACCGTTGACCGACCTTGCCGCGCGCTTGCGAACGCCGCCGGTGCGGTCGTGGTGTCGGTGGACTACCGGCTCGCCCCTGAGCACCGCTATCCGGCCGCGTTCGACGACTCTTACGCTGCGACCGCCTGGGTGGCCGAACACGCTGCCGAACTCGGTGGTGACGCCGCTCGGCTCTGCGTCGCTGGCGACAGTGCAGGTGGCAACCTCGCGGCCGCTGTGTCGTTGGCCGCGCGCGACCGCAAGGGCCCCGCGATCGCTGCCCAGCTGCTGGCCTACCCGGTGATCGACTTTGACTTCAGCACTCCGTCGTACGACGACAACAAGGAGGGCTACCTGCTCACCCGTGGCGCGATGCAGTGGTTCTGGGCGCACTATCTCGGCGCGATGGAGCTCGGGCCGGATCCATTTATCTGTCCGGCACGCGCAACCGACCTCAGCGGCCTGCCACCGGCGTACGTCGCCACGTGCGAATTCGATCCGCTGCGCGACGAGGGGGAGGCCTACGCCAAGCGCCTCACCGAGGCGGGCGTGCCGGTCGTCGCCAAGCGGTTCGACGGCATGGTGCACGGATTTCTGTGGACCCTTGGCGCGACTCCGGTTGGCGCTTCGATCATGACCGATTTGGTCGACGCGGTGAAACGAACGGCGGGGTAGCGCCGCCTAGTCGTGCGCGTCGCGCGTCCGTGGGCCAGGTATGTAGGCTCGGCGAGTATGACCGTTGTGCGCTCGCTGGTGCTGTTCGTCCTTGCCGCATTCGCGGAGATCGGCGGTGCGTGGCTGATCTGGCAGGGGGTGCGAGAACACCGTGGCTGGGCGTGGATCGGCGCAGGGGTCGTCGCTCTCGGGCTCTACGGTTTCGTCGCCACGCTGCAGCCCGACGCTAACTTCGGACGAATTCTTGCGGCGTACGGCGGTGTCTTCGTCGCAGGTTCACTGGCATGGGGGATGGTCATCGATGGGTTCAAGCCGGATCGATACGACGTGATCGGCGCACTTATCTGCCTCGTCGGAGTCGCGGTCATCATGTATGCACCGCGCGCGGCATGACGGCCGCGGACGCCGTGACGGTCCCGGACGATGCACTGGATTCGCGGCGCGGCTGGTTGGTTGTCGCCGCGACGTTCCTGAGCACATTTGTCGTTTTCGGACTTGTGTATAGCTTTGGCTCGTTCTTCGAGTCGATGGCGCAAGACTTCCACACCGGCCGCGGCGCAACCGCGTTCATGTTTGCCGTGACAACGGCGTTCTACTTTGGTCTAGGCCTGGTCTCGGGGAAGGCCGGCGACCGGTGGGGGCCACGCCCATTGCTCATTGTCTCGGCGATTTTCCTGGTGCTTGGCATGGTTGCGACGTCCCGGGTGCACTCCATCTGGGTCGGCTATCTCACCTATGGCGTCGGTGTTGGCGTCGCGACCGCGTGCGCCTACGTGCCGATGGTCGCGTTCGTCGGCGGTTGGTTCAAGCGGCACCGGACCGCGGCGCTCGGTGTGGCAGTCTCGGGCATTGGTATGGGTACCCTCGTGGTCGCACCCCTGTCCTCAGCGCTGATCCGCGCGCACGGGTGGCGCAACTCGTTCGTCATCCTCGGCATCGCTGGAGCGGTCCTCCTGCTGCTTGCAGCGGTGGCCGCGCGTCGTCCACCAGGTGGCGTCACCACCGATCAGGTGCCGGTTCGTACGACGATGCGAGATCGCGGGTTCATCATCTTGTACGCCGCAACTTTCCTGATGTCGTTGACGTTGTTTGTCCCCTTTGTGTTCCTGAAGGACTATGCGACTGGGCACGGCGTCGCAGTCGGTCCTGCTTCGGCGCTCGTCGGGATCATCGGTGCCGCCAGCGTGGTGGGACGACTCGGACTCGGAGCGCTCGGCAACCGCCTCGGCGCGGTTCGCCTTACCCAGCTCAGTTTTGCCACGATTGCCGCGAGTTTCATACTGTGGTTAACCGCTGGTGGCAGTTTCGTCATTCTCGTGATCTACGCGATCGTCCTCGGCGTTGGGTATGGAGGCTTCATCGCGCTCACACCGGCCGTCGTCGCCGGTCTCTACGGCACGGTCGGGCTTGGCGGCGTACTTGGCGCGCTGTATACGGCGGCAGGGTTAGGCGGGCTTTTCGGCTCGCCGCTCGCAGGTGCGCTGATCGATGCGACGTCCTACACCGTCACGATCGTTGTCTCTATGGCAATCACCGCAGGTGCTGCTGCCGTGCTGTTGTTGCTTCCGCGATCCGCGATGTAATCTCAAGCGGGCCTTCTGGCTACTCCGGTAGGCTTAACTCGATGGCTGCAGACACCCCGATCGCGATGCTGATCCCAATCGGACAACCCTTAGGTATGGATTTCAGTCGCGCCGCAGAAACCGCTGGCACGAATGGCCGCGCAGCAGATATGCAGCCCAACTTCCGGGTCCGTGTCGGCAACACTATTGCGCGACTGACCGACGAACAGTTCGGTGCGTGGCTGCTCGCGCATGGAGACCGCGGTCGCCGTACGCCGCTGATGACGTCCCGGACCGTGCATATTGAGCTGCAGCGCTCCGGGGTAGCCGAGCCTGATCGCGCAATTGCGTCGCTAGTCGATATAGGGCTTCTCAAAGAGGTGCCGACCGATGACGTCGGACGGCTTCTGTTCGCCCGTACCCACCGGATGCGACCGCTCATGATGGGTCTGGGCAATTCGCCGGACTACCCGGACCGATTCGCCGTGGGATT
This window contains:
- a CDS encoding MFS transporter produces the protein MTAADAVTVPDDALDSRRGWLVVAATFLSTFVVFGLVYSFGSFFESMAQDFHTGRGATAFMFAVTTAFYFGLGLVSGKAGDRWGPRPLLIVSAIFLVLGMVATSRVHSIWVGYLTYGVGVGVATACAYVPMVAFVGGWFKRHRTAALGVAVSGIGMGTLVVAPLSSALIRAHGWRNSFVILGIAGAVLLLLAAVAARRPPGGVTTDQVPVRTTMRDRGFIILYAATFLMSLTLFVPFVFLKDYATGHGVAVGPASALVGIIGAASVVGRLGLGALGNRLGAVRLTQLSFATIAASFILWLTAGGSFVILVIYAIVLGVGYGGFIALTPAVVAGLYGTVGLGGVLGALYTAAGLGGLFGSPLAGALIDATSYTVTIVVSMAITAGAAAVLLLLPRSAM
- a CDS encoding alpha/beta hydrolase, whose protein sequence is MPVHPEVQQLLDGLAAQGAPPFEEMTVPQAREATTAFEGLQGEPEDVSKVENRSVPGPAGDIPVRIYTPSGDGPFPIVVFFHGGGWVIGNLETVDRPCRALANAAGAVVVSVDYRLAPEHRYPAAFDDSYAATAWVAEHAAELGGDAARLCVAGDSAGGNLAAAVSLAARDRKGPAIAAQLLAYPVIDFDFSTPSYDDNKEGYLLTRGAMQWFWAHYLGAMELGPDPFICPARATDLSGLPPAYVATCEFDPLRDEGEAYAKRLTEAGVPVVAKRFDGMVHGFLWTLGATPVGASIMTDLVDAVKRTAG
- a CDS encoding YnfA family protein — protein: MTVVRSLVLFVLAAFAEIGGAWLIWQGVREHRGWAWIGAGVVALGLYGFVATLQPDANFGRILAAYGGVFVAGSLAWGMVIDGFKPDRYDVIGALICLVGVAVIMYAPRAA